A genomic window from Sphingomonas taxi includes:
- the panB gene encoding 3-methyl-2-oxobutanoate hydroxymethyltransferase, translating into MSTTYTIDTATSRANPTPAPRKRLTVPAIRRRKSSREGGGEPLAMLTAYTVRTAQLLDPHCDMLLVGDSLGQVIYGLPSTVPVTLQMMAAHGAAVVRGSYHAVVVIDMPFGSYEASPQQAFESAAFLLKETGAAAVKLEGGEAMAPTVRFLSERGIPVMGHVGLTPQAVNVLGGYGARGKSEAEAAKIVADATAVAEAGAFAVVIEGVMEPIAIRITQAIACPTIGIGASAQCDGQVLVAEDMLGLFERTARFVKRYDDMAGRISAAVEAYAGEVRARVFPGPEQIYPAKD; encoded by the coding sequence ATGTCCACCACCTATACCATCGATACCGCCACCAGCCGCGCCAATCCCACCCCGGCGCCGCGCAAGCGGTTGACCGTGCCGGCGATCCGCCGGCGCAAGTCGAGCCGGGAGGGCGGCGGCGAGCCGCTGGCGATGCTCACCGCTTATACCGTGCGTACCGCGCAGTTGCTCGATCCGCATTGCGACATGCTGCTGGTCGGCGACAGCCTGGGGCAGGTGATCTACGGCCTGCCGTCGACGGTGCCGGTGACGCTGCAGATGATGGCGGCGCATGGCGCGGCGGTGGTGCGCGGCAGCTATCATGCCGTCGTCGTCATCGACATGCCGTTCGGCAGCTACGAGGCCTCGCCGCAGCAGGCGTTCGAAAGCGCGGCGTTCCTGCTCAAGGAAACCGGCGCGGCGGCGGTGAAGCTGGAGGGCGGCGAGGCGATGGCGCCGACGGTGCGCTTCCTTAGCGAACGCGGCATCCCGGTAATGGGCCATGTCGGGCTGACGCCGCAGGCGGTCAACGTGCTCGGCGGCTATGGCGCGCGCGGCAAAAGCGAGGCGGAGGCGGCGAAGATCGTCGCCGACGCCACCGCGGTCGCCGAGGCGGGCGCCTTCGCGGTGGTGATCGAGGGGGTGATGGAGCCGATCGCGATCCGCATCACGCAGGCGATCGCCTGTCCGACGATCGGCATCGGCGCCTCCGCGCAATGCGACGGGCAGGTGCTGGTGGCGGAGGACATGCTCGGCCTGTTCGAGCGCACCGCGCGCTTCGTGAAGCGCTACGACGACATGGCCGGGCGGATCTCCGCCGCCGTCGAAGCCTATGCCGGCGAGGTCCGCGCGCGCGTCTTTCCGGGACCCGAGCAGATCTATCCCGCGAAGGACTAG
- a CDS encoding ArsC family reductase, with protein MNTIVYGIRNCDTVKKARAWLDGAGIAYEFHDYKTQGVDRARLEGWVERRGWEVLLNRAGTTFRNLPDADKADLDAVRAVALMCAQPSMIKRPVIEAGETLLVGFKPAEWQQALGEGGAAIR; from the coding sequence ATGAACACGATCGTTTATGGCATCCGCAATTGCGACACGGTGAAGAAGGCGCGGGCGTGGCTGGACGGGGCGGGGATCGCCTACGAATTCCACGACTATAAGACGCAGGGCGTCGACCGGGCGCGGCTGGAAGGCTGGGTGGAGCGGCGCGGCTGGGAGGTGCTGCTCAACCGCGCCGGGACGACGTTCCGCAATCTGCCCGACGCGGACAAGGCCGACCTCGACGCGGTGCGCGCGGTCGCGCTGATGTGCGCGCAGCCGTCGATGATCAAGCGACCGGTGATCGAGGCGGGCGAGACGCTGCTCGTGGGGTTCAAGCCGGCCGAATGGCAACAGGCGTTGGGGGAAGGCGGCGCCGCGATACGGTAA